One genomic segment of Thermodesulfobium sp. 4217-1 includes these proteins:
- a CDS encoding DUF202 domain-containing protein, with translation MDLIRKILRLEEDRMSYVDPRFAMAAVRTFLAWVRTAFNMLGFGIALDKVDVWLQTQPGVSSYIRGTVGSIHIIVILLLLMSVCTILAGAVDYVQNVRKIRAGYFQCSPEYHIGYMSFVVAVLLVLVLFVLIRA, from the coding sequence ATGGATCTTATTAGGAAAATTCTTCGTCTTGAAGAAGACAGGATGAGTTATGTAGACCCAAGGTTTGCAATGGCTGCTGTCAGGACTTTTTTGGCATGGGTCAGGACAGCTTTTAATATGTTAGGCTTTGGTATTGCTCTTGACAAAGTTGACGTTTGGCTCCAAACTCAACCAGGTGTTTCTTCATACATAAGGGGGACGGTAGGTTCAATACATATAATTGTTATCTTACTTCTCTTGATGTCAGTTTGTACAATACTTGCTGGTGCAGTAGACTATGTCCAAAATGTAAGAAAGATAAGAGCGGGATATTTTCAATGTTCTCCAGAATACCATATTGGATATATGTCTTTCGTTGTAGCTGTGTTATTGGTATTGGTCTTGTTTGTTCTTATAAGGGCATAG
- a CDS encoding DUF202 domain-containing protein has translation MKTKNDVKGEDARESMAAVRTLLSWIRTSLGLMAFSVLLDRFDLFIHYLGPTFGIPEEKSLYLYWVAVVFAGLSFLTVIVGLIDYIVVKRRIGLGEYRSNAFIYIFYTLVVIFVLGILGYSVFIHR, from the coding sequence TTGAAAACAAAAAATGATGTAAAAGGAGAAGACGCCAGAGAAAGTATGGCTGCTGTCAGAACACTTCTTTCCTGGATTAGGACATCACTTGGACTGATGGCTTTTAGCGTTCTCCTTGATAGATTCGATCTTTTCATCCACTATCTGGGTCCCACATTTGGAATTCCTGAAGAAAAGAGCCTATATCTTTATTGGGTGGCTGTTGTTTTTGCTGGGCTTTCTTTTTTAACGGTTATTGTCGGTCTTATAGATTATATAGTGGTGAAAAGAAGAATTGGATTGGGAGAATACAGATCAAATGCTTTTATTTATATTTTTTATACACTTGTAGTGATCTTTGTTTTGGGCATTTTGGGATATAGTGTTTTTATCCATCGTTAA
- the hcp gene encoding hydroxylamine reductase, giving the protein MFCYQCEQAAKGLGCEIQGVCGKDETTSSLQDLLIFSLKSLSSVVQSAKELGVDVDENLGHFVCQALFSTLTNVDFDPERLKEWIKSVEGKRDNLKKAITEKSNIEFSDLANFKFANSVSELEIQGKKFGLKDDPEVDPDKRALKHTILFGLKGVAAYADHATILGESSKELYDYMFRALSDLTRNDISLEEWVGKTLEVGKYNLLAMELLDRANTKTYGDPVPTSVPLGHKKGKAILVSGHDLRDLEEILKQSQGKGIYVYTHGEMLPTHGYPLLKEKYPHFYGHFGTAWQNQIREFPQFPGPIVMTTNCIQRPQNSYFSSIFTTGVVAWPGVKHIENYDYSKVIQKALEMEGFQEDLDNDSVLVGFGRKTLLGAASKVLGLVKEKKIRHFFLVGGCDGAKPGRSYYTEFVEKVPEDCVILTLACGKFRFFDKKLGEIDGLPRLLDVGQCNDAYSAIVLADALAKAFNVGVNDLPLSMILSWYEQKAVSILLSLLYLGIKNIRLGPSLPAFITPNVLDVLVKNFNIAPIKTPDEDLKAILG; this is encoded by the coding sequence ATGTTTTGTTACCAATGTGAACAGGCAGCAAAAGGGTTGGGATGTGAAATCCAGGGAGTTTGCGGCAAGGATGAAACCACAAGCAGTTTACAGGATCTTTTAATATTCTCTTTGAAAAGTCTTTCCTCTGTAGTGCAGAGCGCAAAAGAACTTGGTGTAGATGTGGATGAAAATCTTGGTCACTTTGTTTGTCAAGCACTCTTTTCGACGCTGACAAATGTTGACTTCGATCCTGAAAGATTAAAAGAGTGGATCAAATCAGTAGAAGGCAAAAGAGACAACTTAAAAAAGGCTATAACCGAAAAGTCTAATATCGAATTCTCTGATCTTGCTAACTTTAAATTTGCAAACAGCGTTTCAGAGTTAGAAATTCAAGGGAAGAAATTTGGCTTAAAAGACGATCCAGAAGTTGATCCAGATAAAAGGGCTCTTAAGCATACTATACTTTTTGGTTTAAAAGGAGTGGCGGCATACGCCGACCATGCAACAATCTTAGGTGAGTCGAGCAAGGAGCTTTATGATTATATGTTTAGAGCTCTTTCAGATCTCACAAGGAATGATATTTCTCTGGAAGAGTGGGTAGGCAAAACTCTTGAGGTTGGAAAGTACAACCTTTTGGCTATGGAGCTACTTGATAGAGCAAATACAAAAACTTATGGAGATCCTGTTCCGACAAGCGTTCCTCTCGGACACAAAAAGGGGAAGGCAATATTGGTTTCTGGACACGATTTGAGAGATCTTGAAGAGATATTAAAACAAAGCCAGGGCAAAGGAATTTATGTATATACCCATGGAGAAATGCTTCCTACTCACGGCTATCCTTTGTTAAAAGAAAAATATCCTCACTTCTACGGACATTTTGGGACTGCATGGCAAAATCAAATAAGAGAATTCCCTCAATTTCCTGGTCCAATAGTAATGACTACGAACTGTATTCAAAGACCACAAAATAGTTATTTTAGCAGTATTTTTACAACTGGTGTCGTTGCCTGGCCTGGCGTTAAGCATATAGAAAACTATGACTATTCTAAAGTTATACAGAAGGCGCTGGAAATGGAAGGATTTCAAGAGGATCTTGATAATGATTCTGTCCTGGTTGGCTTTGGAAGAAAGACTCTTCTTGGAGCAGCATCTAAGGTCCTTGGCCTCGTGAAGGAGAAAAAGATAAGGCATTTCTTTCTCGTGGGAGGATGCGACGGTGCAAAGCCAGGTAGATCTTACTACACTGAGTTTGTAGAAAAGGTTCCAGAGGACTGTGTTATATTGACACTTGCTTGCGGTAAGTTTAGGTTTTTCGATAAAAAATTAGGTGAAATTGATGGCCTGCCAAGGCTTCTTGATGTAGGGCAGTGCAATGATGCTTATTCAGCAATTGTGCTTGCAGATGCTTTAGCAAAAGCATTTAACGTAGGAGTTAACGATTTGCCGCTTTCTATGATACTTTCATGGTATGAACAAAAGGCTGTATCTATCTTGCTCAGCTTATTATACTTAGGAATTAAAAATATAAGACTGGGGCCATCTCTACCTGCTTTTATAACGCCAAATGTTCTTGACGTGTTAGTGAAAAACTTTAATATTGCTCCAATTAAGACTCCCGATGAAGATCTTAAGGCAATTTTAGGATAG
- a CDS encoding ABC transporter permease: MTPSLIIFKRNIISFKKRAWGTLISGIDPLLFLLAFGFGIGKFISNVEGLPYIEFIAPAMVIISVLYGSFFETTYNAFVRMYYENIYTAWLSTNATVKDIVLGEMLWGAFRGTLYAIIVIFVLYCFGLIKNLSFLIIILTLPLFGLVFASIGMFFTSVVPNIMFFDYLYFVYINPMILFSGTYFPVNILPIFLKNILKAVFPLYYAVKISRELYLGQPIDIINVIVLLITAVIFTVLSIKFLKIRLID, from the coding sequence TAAAAAGCGTGCTTGGGGCACGTTGATAAGCGGCATAGATCCATTGCTTTTCCTTTTAGCCTTTGGCTTCGGTATAGGAAAATTTATCTCAAATGTTGAGGGCCTACCTTATATTGAATTTATAGCGCCCGCAATGGTTATTATAAGCGTTTTATACGGTTCATTTTTTGAAACAACTTACAACGCTTTCGTAAGAATGTATTATGAAAACATATATACAGCATGGCTATCTACAAACGCTACAGTTAAAGACATCGTTTTGGGGGAGATGCTTTGGGGGGCTTTCAGGGGAACGCTATATGCAATTATTGTAATTTTTGTCTTGTATTGTTTTGGACTTATAAAAAACTTAAGTTTTTTAATAATAATCTTAACCTTGCCACTTTTTGGTTTGGTATTTGCATCAATTGGCATGTTTTTTACTTCAGTAGTACCTAATATAATGTTTTTTGATTATCTTTATTTTGTGTACATAAATCCAATGATATTGTTTTCTGGAACTTATTTCCCAGTAAATATATTGCCAATATTTCTAAAAAATATTCTAAAAGCAGTCTTTCCTCTTTATTATGCAGTAAAGATTTCAAGAGAGCTCTATCTTGGCCAACCAATAGACATAATAAACGTAATAGTATTGCTGATAACAGCAGTAATTTTTACAGTTTTATCAATTAAATTTTTAAAAATTAGGCTGATAGATTAA
- a CDS encoding biotin carboxylase N-terminal domain-containing protein, whose amino-acid sequence MERKIKKVLIANRGVSAVRVMHTCRDKKIPTTAVYSTPDRLGLHVLSSDSAVHIGEAPPIKSYLNMDVIIEAALKTGCNAVHPGWGFLSENHIFAQKVIDSGLIWIGPKPEVIRAMGDKIEAKKWAKRANVPVIPGIDNAKNFEEIVNWMKEEDISFPILIKASAGGGGKGMLKVEKVDDIQSAFTQVKSEALKSFGNDNLLVEKYVERGRHIEVQIIADEHGSICHLFERECTIQRRNQKIIEETPSPSLDDTLRQEICFTAVRFMREIGYTSAGTVEFLYDSNTKKFYFLEVNTRLQVEHGITELSTGLDIVSLMMDIAEGKRLPFNQSDIHQNRWSIECRLNAEDPKNFSPSFGRITRLQAPHGPGIRISPGAYEGASIPPFYDSMFMLLISAGADRTDAIRTMDRALSRGLRVEGVKTILPLLLSIIRHPKFISGEFSTRFIEEHMNELISTFKERDPEDEVLKIARYVAEISALGQQKWM is encoded by the coding sequence ATGGAGAGAAAGATAAAAAAAGTACTTATTGCGAATCGAGGAGTTAGCGCAGTAAGAGTGATGCACACATGCCGCGACAAAAAGATCCCTACCACAGCGGTATACAGTACTCCTGATAGATTGGGGTTACACGTGCTCTCATCTGATTCTGCAGTTCACATTGGAGAAGCACCCCCAATAAAGTCATATCTAAACATGGATGTGATAATTGAAGCAGCTTTGAAAACTGGCTGCAACGCTGTGCATCCAGGATGGGGTTTTCTCTCAGAAAATCACATATTTGCCCAAAAGGTCATAGACTCAGGTCTTATATGGATTGGGCCAAAACCAGAAGTTATAAGAGCTATGGGAGACAAGATAGAAGCAAAAAAATGGGCAAAACGAGCAAATGTCCCTGTGATACCAGGAATTGACAACGCTAAAAACTTCGAAGAGATAGTCAACTGGATGAAAGAAGAAGATATCTCTTTCCCAATCTTGATTAAAGCCTCAGCAGGCGGCGGCGGCAAAGGTATGCTAAAGGTGGAAAAAGTTGATGACATCCAGAGTGCATTTACTCAAGTAAAGTCTGAAGCATTAAAGTCATTTGGAAATGACAATTTATTAGTAGAAAAGTATGTAGAAAGAGGAAGGCATATAGAGGTTCAAATAATAGCTGACGAACACGGTTCAATATGCCACCTATTTGAAAGAGAATGCACAATACAAAGAAGAAACCAAAAAATTATAGAAGAGACTCCATCTCCGAGTCTTGACGATACGCTCAGACAAGAAATATGTTTTACAGCAGTAAGGTTTATGAGAGAAATTGGTTATACATCTGCTGGAACAGTAGAATTCTTATACGACTCAAATACAAAAAAATTCTATTTTCTCGAAGTAAACACAAGACTTCAGGTAGAGCATGGTATTACAGAGCTCTCAACGGGGCTTGATATTGTAAGTCTAATGATGGATATAGCAGAAGGAAAAAGGCTACCTTTTAACCAATCAGACATACACCAAAATAGGTGGTCAATAGAGTGCAGGTTAAACGCAGAAGATCCCAAAAATTTCTCCCCCTCCTTTGGGAGGATTACAAGACTCCAAGCCCCCCACGGTCCAGGAATAAGAATTTCTCCAGGTGCCTATGAGGGAGCATCCATCCCCCCATTTTACGACTCTATGTTTATGCTTCTAATAAGTGCTGGTGCAGACAGGACAGATGCGATAAGGACAATGGATAGAGCCCTTTCAAGGGGTTTGCGGGTTGAAGGGGTTAAAACAATATTGCCGTTGCTGCTCAGCATAATAAGACATCCAAAATTCATCTCTGGTGAATTCTCTACAAGATTTATAGAAGAACATATGAATGAGTTAATTTCTACCTTTAAAGAGAGGGATCCAGAAGATGAGGTTCTCAAAATTGCTCGCTATGTTGCCGAGATAAGCGCTCTTGGCCAACAAAAATGGATGTGA
- a CDS encoding Crp/Fnr family transcriptional regulator: MESILKSSVFFKNLNDEDIQKVLTISHKIELNHNEILFTEGSLALNLFIVLSGKMKVYKISPSGKEQILHVMTAGDLIAEAPMFAGLDYPANAQCIEKCSLLAIDREGFKKLITDNPNLTMNILSAVSFRLRNFTTLIEDLSLKEVSGRLASYLLYQKEIQKSSNIDLPITRTELSKYFGTMPETLSRIFTKFQNLNIISSNNKSVTIINEESLKKQAWGN; encoded by the coding sequence ATGGAGAGCATACTTAAATCATCTGTATTTTTTAAGAATTTAAACGATGAGGATATTCAAAAAGTCTTAACAATATCTCATAAAATAGAATTAAACCATAACGAAATACTCTTTACCGAAGGGAGTCTGGCGTTAAATCTCTTTATTGTTCTTAGCGGCAAGATGAAGGTTTACAAGATATCGCCATCTGGAAAGGAGCAAATACTTCACGTAATGACAGCTGGAGATTTGATTGCAGAGGCACCAATGTTTGCAGGGCTTGATTATCCTGCAAATGCACAATGTATAGAAAAGTGCTCCCTACTTGCAATTGACAGAGAGGGCTTTAAAAAACTAATAACCGATAACCCAAATCTCACTATGAATATATTGTCAGCAGTATCATTTAGACTTAGAAATTTTACAACCCTGATAGAAGATCTTTCGTTAAAAGAGGTCTCGGGCAGACTTGCGTCATATCTTTTGTATCAAAAAGAGATACAAAAAAGCTCTAACATAGATCTGCCAATTACAAGAACAGAGCTCTCAAAATACTTTGGCACTATGCCCGAGACCCTCTCAAGAATATTTACAAAATTTCAAAATTTAAACATTATTTCATCAAATAACAAAAGCGTCACGATAATTAATGAAGAAAGCCTAAAGAAACAAGCTTGGGGCAATTAA
- a CDS encoding vitamin K epoxide reductase family protein — MEDFIRFKIFFIFLTYFIIWASPVFASSEVNVVLFWSPTCPHCHDVIENILPPIQEKFKNKLLITYIMLYKESQVEPFYNLASEYGIKKSDAGVPFMIIGDKVLIGTDDIEKDLPNLIQEGIKQGGIPFPEKVLHSEFSKYIDVKAIENKNFEGKPYAIFTVIFLLIVALYSLLTLKFITLIKYANFIKAFRNYLIPFVIFIGFLISIYLFHLETTDSSAMCIIFSGCDTVQKSSFSHIFGIIPMAALEIFAYCVFFALWVYSYKLNKNKVFRFNPKMLLFWINFMAVIVAICLTTLEIFIIKAACVYCIISSIIIGLLLILFNPQYDKVNN; from the coding sequence TTGGAGGACTTTATTAGATTTAAAATATTTTTTATATTTTTAACATATTTTATCATTTGGGCATCTCCTGTCTTTGCTTCAAGTGAAGTAAACGTGGTGCTTTTCTGGAGTCCTACGTGTCCTCACTGTCATGATGTAATAGAAAATATTCTTCCACCTATTCAGGAGAAGTTTAAAAACAAATTGTTGATTACCTATATTATGCTTTATAAAGAAAGTCAGGTAGAGCCCTTTTATAATCTGGCATCTGAATATGGAATCAAAAAAAGTGATGCAGGCGTCCCCTTTATGATTATTGGGGATAAAGTGCTTATTGGAACAGATGACATAGAGAAAGACTTGCCGAATCTGATTCAAGAGGGTATAAAACAAGGCGGCATCCCCTTTCCTGAAAAAGTCCTCCATTCTGAATTTTCTAAGTATATAGACGTTAAAGCAATTGAAAATAAAAATTTTGAGGGAAAACCTTATGCGATTTTTACAGTTATCTTTTTGCTAATAGTGGCTTTATATTCTCTTTTAACTCTTAAATTTATAACGTTAATAAAGTATGCAAATTTCATTAAAGCTTTTAGAAATTACCTGATACCCTTTGTCATTTTTATAGGTTTTTTAATATCTATCTATTTATTCCACCTTGAGACGACTGATTCTTCTGCGATGTGTATAATATTTTCTGGTTGCGATACCGTGCAAAAGAGCTCATTTTCTCACATTTTTGGCATAATTCCCATGGCAGCTTTAGAAATATTTGCATATTGTGTTTTTTTTGCTCTATGGGTGTATTCTTATAAACTAAACAAAAATAAAGTTTTTCGCTTTAATCCAAAAATGCTCCTCTTCTGGATTAACTTTATGGCGGTAATTGTAGCTATATGCTTGACGACCCTTGAGATATTTATAATAAAAGCTGCTTGTGTTTACTGCATAATATCATCTATAATAATAGGCTTGTTGTTGATTTTGTTTAATCCGCAGTACGATAAAGTTAACAACTGA
- a CDS encoding sodium-dependent transporter yields MSSGLKKRETFSSGIAVFFATLGSAVGLGNIWKFPYLTGVFGGGAFLLVYVLCVIFVGIPVMLAEFFIGRNTRSNVIGAFKKLAPGTMWKHVGTMGVGAAYLIMFFYSCVAGWVYYYLFKSLRGDFVGITTEGAKTQFAQTVIGPLTPILWQIIVMVVVGTILIMGVQKGIERVTKTLMPVLFLLIVICDIRALTLPNAFEGVRFLFNVDFSKLSAVAILTALGLAFFKLSLGMGTMVTYGSYFTKGNNLFRTAASVAFSDTLVSVLAGLAIFPAVFAFGMKPGAGPGLLFMTIPLVFSKMPFGNQLLVAFFFLSSIAATTAMLSLVEVLVAYHTEEFNISRRTASIVNSLIIVVIGSTAALSVDPSSLLGSIKFMGKGFFDWYDYISSNILLPVGGFFIAIFVGYIMKQKAVLDELSNSSPKLASATKIYLFILKTITPVLLIIIFLNSIGVINFK; encoded by the coding sequence TTGTCTTCAGGTTTGAAAAAAAGAGAAACGTTTTCTTCTGGAATTGCTGTTTTTTTTGCTACACTTGGTTCTGCTGTAGGTTTGGGAAACATCTGGAAATTCCCCTATCTTACGGGCGTATTTGGGGGAGGAGCATTTTTGCTCGTTTATGTTCTTTGCGTGATATTTGTTGGAATACCAGTAATGCTTGCTGAGTTTTTCATTGGAAGAAATACCCGTTCAAACGTAATCGGAGCTTTTAAAAAGCTAGCACCCGGGACTATGTGGAAGCATGTAGGTACTATGGGAGTAGGAGCGGCTTATTTAATTATGTTTTTTTATAGCTGCGTAGCTGGTTGGGTGTATTATTATCTTTTTAAATCCCTAAGGGGAGATTTTGTTGGCATTACAACAGAAGGTGCAAAGACTCAATTTGCGCAAACTGTAATAGGTCCTTTGACGCCTATCCTATGGCAGATAATAGTTATGGTAGTTGTTGGCACGATTCTCATTATGGGCGTTCAGAAGGGCATTGAGAGAGTTACAAAAACTTTGATGCCTGTTTTGTTTTTATTGATCGTAATTTGTGATATTCGAGCCCTAACACTTCCAAATGCCTTTGAAGGGGTTAGATTTCTTTTTAACGTTGATTTTTCAAAATTGAGCGCTGTTGCTATATTGACGGCCCTTGGGCTTGCATTCTTTAAACTATCCCTCGGCATGGGGACCATGGTTACCTATGGAAGCTATTTCACAAAGGGGAACAATCTTTTTAGGACTGCGGCTTCGGTTGCCTTTTCGGATACTCTTGTTTCTGTCTTGGCTGGGCTTGCGATTTTCCCTGCTGTATTTGCTTTCGGTATGAAACCGGGCGCTGGTCCGGGGCTTTTGTTTATGACAATTCCGCTTGTTTTTTCGAAGATGCCTTTTGGAAACCAGCTTCTTGTGGCATTTTTCTTCCTCTCTTCAATCGCAGCTACCACTGCAATGCTCTCTCTTGTAGAGGTGTTGGTTGCATATCATACTGAGGAGTTTAATATTTCAAGAAGAACTGCAAGTATTGTAAATTCTTTGATAATCGTGGTGATTGGTTCAACTGCTGCCCTGTCAGTAGACCCCAGCTCACTTTTAGGTTCTATAAAGTTTATGGGAAAAGGCTTTTTTGATTGGTATGACTATATCTCTTCCAACATACTCCTGCCAGTCGGTGGCTTCTTTATAGCCATATTTGTAGGCTATATTATGAAACAGAAGGCAGTTTTAGATGAGCTATCCAATAGTTCTCCGAAGCTTGCTTCTGCCACGAAGATATACTTGTTTATTCTTAAAACTATAACGCCAGTACTGCTTATAATAATATTTTTAAACTCAATAGGTGTTATCAATTTTAAATAA